In the Bradyrhizobium guangzhouense genome, one interval contains:
- a CDS encoding sulfite exporter TauE/SafE family protein, which produces MTIVPGFADISIFQLLLVAMMALFASIIGGLAGYGTGALMPLVLVPLVGAEPVVPIIAISALFTNSSRAVAYLRYVDRRRAVIVLACAALTTALGAYGYTRLTNAGAAIVIGTMLILSVPLRRVLRRREVRIGDTGLATGSVGYGVLVGGTSGSGVILLSLLMAAGLEGAAVIATDAMISLGTGLIKISVFGLAGAVTAQVLALALLIGGIAIPGAFLARAFVERMPVHIHTAILDVAVITGGLVMISAAAKQLIA; this is translated from the coding sequence TTGACCATCGTCCCAGGCTTCGCCGACATCTCGATTTTCCAGCTGCTGCTGGTCGCGATGATGGCGTTGTTTGCCTCGATCATCGGTGGTCTCGCCGGCTACGGCACCGGCGCCCTGATGCCGCTGGTGCTGGTGCCGCTGGTCGGCGCCGAGCCCGTGGTGCCGATCATCGCGATATCGGCGCTCTTCACCAATTCCAGCCGCGCCGTGGCTTATCTCCGCTACGTCGATCGCCGCCGTGCAGTGATCGTGCTCGCCTGCGCGGCGCTGACGACCGCGCTCGGCGCCTACGGCTACACCCGCCTCACCAATGCCGGCGCCGCGATCGTGATCGGCACCATGCTGATCCTGAGCGTGCCGCTGCGCCGCGTGCTGCGCCGTCGGGAGGTCAGGATCGGCGACACCGGCCTGGCGACGGGCTCGGTCGGCTACGGCGTCCTGGTCGGCGGCACCTCAGGCTCCGGCGTGATCCTGCTCTCGCTGCTGATGGCCGCCGGCCTCGAAGGCGCCGCGGTGATCGCGACCGATGCGATGATCTCGCTCGGAACCGGTTTGATCAAGATCTCGGTGTTCGGCCTCGCCGGCGCCGTGACCGCGCAGGTGCTCGCCTTGGCGCTGCTAATCGGCGGCATCGCCATCCCAGGCGCGTTCCTGGCCAGAGCCTTCGTCGAGCGGATGCCGGTGCACATCCACACCGCGATCCTCGACGTCGCGGTGATAACAGGCGGGTTGGTGATGATCTCGGCCGCGGCGAAACAACTCATCGCCTAG
- a CDS encoding CoA pyrophosphatase, with product MNKPIAKSDSKNEQVAFRAPDFFARSRAKLSFDVPAGLFDPNIIPASGDPGTDKMLEIVAREQPVRPAAVLIAVVDHPEPTILLTQRSAHLNDHAGQIAFPGGKIDAIDSSPLDAALREAEEEVGLSRDFVEPIGYLDLYGTAFGFRILPTVARVRPGFQLTINHSEVDDAFEVPLSFLMNPANHQVHSKEFRGMERFYYAMPFAERYIWGATAGMLRVLYERIYSS from the coding sequence TTGAACAAGCCTATTGCCAAGAGCGACTCGAAGAACGAGCAAGTCGCGTTTCGCGCGCCGGATTTCTTCGCCCGCTCACGCGCGAAGCTCAGCTTCGACGTGCCGGCCGGGCTGTTCGATCCGAACATCATCCCGGCTTCCGGCGATCCCGGCACCGACAAGATGCTGGAGATCGTCGCGCGCGAGCAGCCGGTGCGGCCGGCCGCGGTCCTGATCGCGGTGGTCGACCATCCCGAGCCGACCATCCTGCTGACGCAGCGCTCGGCGCATCTCAACGACCATGCCGGCCAGATCGCTTTTCCCGGCGGCAAGATCGACGCGATCGATTCCTCGCCGCTCGATGCCGCGCTGCGCGAGGCGGAGGAGGAGGTCGGGCTCAGCAGGGATTTCGTCGAGCCGATCGGCTATCTCGATCTCTACGGCACCGCGTTCGGCTTCCGCATCCTGCCGACGGTCGCCCGTGTGCGCCCCGGTTTTCAACTGACGATCAACCATTCCGAGGTTGATGATGCATTCGAAGTGCCGCTATCCTTCCTGATGAACCCGGCCAATCACCAGGTCCACAGCAAGGAATTCCGCGGCATGGAGCGGTTCTATTATGCGATGCCGTTTGCGGAGCGCTACATCTGGGGCGCCACGGCCGGAATGCTGCGTGTGCTGTATGAGCGGATCTATTCGTCATGA
- a CDS encoding TauD/TfdA family dioxygenase — MKASPDRWLRTLAASEIAELENAAESYLGRSSNIAGITKESFPLPRLGAHLEQLKTTLLTGLGFEVIRGLPVAKYSQAFAATIFCGVGAHLGSARSQNAAGHILGHVRDVGADAKDPNVRIYQTSERQTFHTDSSDVVGLLCIREAMEGGDSLLVSTSTIYNEMFARRPDLAALLFDGIATDRRGEVPENEKPYLEIPVLNWHAGFLTGFYQRQYIDSAQRFPEAMRLTPAHVEALDLFDALANDPSLHFGMRLQPGDMQFVYNHALLHDRTGFRDWPDVSQKRHLLRLWLSMEGDRPLPDCFRQRYGSIEIGNRGGIIVKGTSLNVPLD; from the coding sequence ATGAAAGCCAGCCCCGATCGATGGTTGAGAACACTCGCGGCCAGCGAGATTGCCGAGCTCGAGAACGCGGCTGAATCCTATCTGGGTCGGAGCAGCAACATCGCCGGGATCACCAAGGAGAGCTTTCCGCTGCCTCGTCTCGGCGCGCATCTCGAACAGCTCAAGACCACGCTGCTCACCGGCCTCGGCTTCGAAGTCATCCGCGGCCTGCCGGTGGCAAAGTACAGCCAGGCGTTTGCCGCGACCATCTTTTGCGGGGTGGGTGCGCATTTGGGGTCGGCGCGATCGCAAAATGCCGCGGGGCATATTCTCGGTCACGTCCGCGACGTCGGCGCCGACGCCAAGGATCCGAACGTCAGGATCTATCAGACCTCGGAACGGCAGACGTTTCACACGGATTCGTCCGACGTGGTCGGGCTGCTATGCATTCGCGAGGCCATGGAGGGTGGGGACTCGCTCCTCGTCAGCACGTCGACGATCTATAACGAGATGTTTGCCAGGCGTCCCGACCTTGCCGCCCTCCTGTTCGACGGAATCGCGACGGACCGCCGCGGCGAGGTCCCGGAGAACGAAAAACCATATCTCGAAATCCCCGTGCTGAACTGGCATGCGGGGTTCCTGACCGGTTTCTATCAGCGCCAGTACATCGACAGCGCGCAGCGCTTCCCTGAAGCCATGAGGCTGACGCCCGCTCACGTCGAGGCGCTCGACCTGTTTGATGCGCTCGCAAATGACCCATCGCTGCATTTCGGCATGCGGCTGCAGCCTGGCGACATGCAGTTCGTCTACAATCATGCCCTTCTGCACGATCGGACCGGATTCCGCGATTGGCCGGATGTCAGCCAGAAGCGTCATTTGTTGCGCCTCTGGCTCAGCATGGAAGGCGACCGGCCGCTGCCCGATTGCTTCAGGCAACGCTACGGTTCGATCGAGATCGGCAACCGTGGCGGCATCATCGTCAAAGGGACCAGTCTGAACGTGCCGCTGGATTGA
- a CDS encoding CCA tRNA nucleotidyltransferase, with protein MSAEPILAGAPWLTAGGTARVLQLLNADGEEARVVGGTVRNALLGLPPGDMDIATTALPEEVVRRAKSAGIKCVPTGIDHGTLTLVIDGAPYEVTTLREDTETFGRKAKVAFGRDWVKDAERRDFTMNGLSVDANGVVYDYVGGIADARARRVRFIGAPDQRIAEDYLRILRFFRIHAAFGAGAPDRDGTLACIRGRAGLATLSAERVRMEMLKLLVAQGASAAALAMVDAGLLQAMIGGVAYAGPLTAMIAIEQELRLPPSATRRLAALSVAVTEDAKRVATRLRLSNAEAKALDSMGHRWWRFAAMDEARARRLLYRLGPERYHDRVLLAWARSGGDAKSSRWRELAGLPQRWTAPKFPLRAADFIARGMAEGPSLGHVLTLAEDAWLAADFPLEEAALAAIADQATARATREKN; from the coding sequence ATGAGCGCGGAGCCGATCCTTGCCGGTGCGCCCTGGCTGACTGCGGGCGGGACCGCGCGCGTCCTGCAACTGCTCAACGCTGACGGCGAGGAGGCGCGCGTGGTCGGCGGCACCGTCCGCAACGCGCTGCTCGGTCTGCCGCCCGGCGACATGGATATCGCCACCACGGCGCTGCCGGAGGAGGTGGTGCGGCGTGCGAAGTCCGCCGGCATCAAATGTGTGCCGACCGGCATCGACCACGGCACCCTCACGCTGGTCATCGACGGCGCGCCCTATGAGGTGACGACGCTGCGCGAGGACACCGAGACCTTCGGCCGCAAGGCCAAGGTCGCCTTCGGCCGCGACTGGGTGAAGGACGCCGAGCGGCGCGACTTCACCATGAACGGCCTGTCGGTCGATGCGAACGGCGTCGTCTACGACTATGTCGGCGGCATCGCCGACGCCAGGGCGCGCCGCGTCCGCTTCATCGGCGCGCCGGACCAGCGCATCGCCGAGGACTATCTGCGCATCCTGCGCTTCTTCCGCATCCACGCCGCCTTCGGTGCCGGCGCGCCCGATCGCGACGGCACGCTCGCCTGCATCCGCGGCCGCGCAGGCCTTGCCACGCTCTCGGCCGAGCGGGTGCGCATGGAGATGCTGAAATTGCTGGTGGCGCAAGGCGCCTCCGCCGCCGCGCTGGCCATGGTCGATGCCGGCCTGCTGCAGGCGATGATCGGCGGCGTTGCCTATGCCGGGCCGCTGACGGCGATGATCGCGATCGAGCAAGAGCTGCGCTTGCCGCCAAGCGCGACGCGCCGTCTCGCCGCGCTCTCCGTCGCCGTCACGGAAGACGCCAAGCGCGTTGCGACGCGCCTGCGGCTGTCCAACGCCGAAGCCAAGGCGCTGGATTCGATGGGCCATCGCTGGTGGCGCTTCGCCGCCATGGACGAGGCTCGCGCACGGCGGCTGCTCTACCGGCTCGGGCCCGAGCGCTATCACGATCGCGTGTTGCTGGCCTGGGCGCGCAGCGGCGGCGATGCGAAGTCGTCGCGCTGGCGCGAGCTCGCCGGGCTGCCGCAGCGCTGGACCGCACCGAAATTCCCGCTGAGGGCCGCCGACTTCATCGCACGCGGCATGGCCGAAGGCCCTTCGCTCGGACATGTGTTGACGCTCGCCGAGGACGCTTGGCTCGCGGCGGATTTTCCATTAGAGGAAGCCGCACTCGCTGCCATCGCCGATCAAGCCACCGCACGCGCCACTCGCGAGAAAAATTGA
- a CDS encoding DUF58 domain-containing protein produces the protein MAAETGHTAKEIIAIRRADGESRTLAASLPRLVLEARRIAANVIHGLHGRRRAGSGENFWQYRRFVSGEPSQNVDWRRSARDDHLYVRELEWEASHTVWIWPDRSPSMAFASKTARESKLERTLIVAFALAELLVAGGERVGIPGLMTPTASRSVIDKMAQAMLHDDADRLSLPPSFVPAALAETIVLSDFWSPISEIRNTLAGLSGSGAHGTLVQIVDPAEESFPYSGRVEFVEPEGFGVITAGRAESWAQDYATRLALHRDQIRAETNKLDWLFTTHATDRSAAELLLFLHAGMQVSKSGPRITSIKAGPAA, from the coding sequence ATGGCTGCAGAGACCGGGCACACGGCGAAGGAGATCATCGCGATCCGACGTGCCGATGGCGAAAGCCGCACGCTCGCAGCTTCCTTGCCGCGCCTGGTGCTCGAGGCCCGCCGCATCGCCGCCAACGTCATTCATGGTTTGCATGGACGGCGCCGCGCCGGCTCAGGCGAAAATTTCTGGCAATATCGCCGCTTCGTCTCAGGCGAGCCGTCGCAGAACGTCGACTGGCGGAGATCGGCGCGTGACGACCATCTCTATGTCCGCGAGCTCGAATGGGAAGCCTCGCACACGGTGTGGATCTGGCCCGATCGCTCGCCCTCGATGGCGTTCGCCTCGAAGACCGCGCGCGAATCCAAGCTGGAGCGCACGCTGATCGTCGCCTTTGCGCTGGCCGAGCTGCTGGTCGCGGGCGGCGAGCGCGTCGGCATTCCCGGATTGATGACGCCGACCGCGAGCCGCAGCGTCATCGACAAGATGGCGCAGGCGATGCTGCATGACGATGCCGACAGGCTGAGCCTGCCGCCGTCCTTCGTGCCCGCGGCGCTGGCGGAGACCATCGTGCTGTCGGATTTCTGGTCGCCGATATCAGAGATCAGGAATACGCTCGCAGGGCTGTCCGGCTCCGGCGCCCATGGCACCCTGGTGCAGATCGTCGATCCTGCCGAAGAGAGCTTCCCCTATTCCGGCCGCGTCGAATTCGTCGAGCCCGAGGGCTTTGGCGTGATCACGGCCGGCCGCGCCGAGAGCTGGGCGCAGGATTACGCCACGCGGCTTGCGCTGCACCGCGACCAGATCCGCGCCGAGACCAACAAGCTCGACTGGTTGTTCACGACGCATGCGACCGACCGCTCGGCCGCAGAGCTGCTGCTGTTCCTCCATGCCGGCATGCAGGTGAGCAAGTCGGGCCCCCGCATCACCTCGATCAAGGCGGGGCCGGCCGCATGA
- a CDS encoding SRPBCC domain-containing protein → MDEPDRTHTSSRLISASSTRIYSACIQPGDLARWIAPRGAEAEIERFEPRHGGHFKIILSFGSDIGKSSARTDVVLGRFLKLVPDQRIVQAIDFVSDRPEFAGTMTMSWVFHPSGDKTLVSIVARDVPQGISKADHEAGMASTLENLAAFVETGDR, encoded by the coding sequence ATGGACGAGCCGGACCGGACGCACACCTCGTCTCGCCTGATCTCCGCAAGTTCGACGCGCATCTACAGCGCCTGCATCCAGCCCGGAGACCTCGCGCGCTGGATTGCGCCCAGGGGCGCCGAAGCTGAAATCGAAAGATTCGAACCCAGGCACGGAGGCCACTTCAAGATCATCTTGTCGTTCGGGAGCGACATTGGAAAGTCGTCGGCCCGGACCGATGTCGTGCTGGGGCGCTTCCTCAAACTTGTGCCGGACCAGAGGATCGTCCAGGCCATCGATTTCGTATCCGACCGACCTGAATTCGCCGGCACGATGACGATGAGCTGGGTCTTTCATCCCTCGGGCGACAAGACTCTCGTCAGCATCGTCGCACGCGATGTTCCGCAAGGGATCAGCAAAGCCGACCATGAAGCGGGGATGGCCTCCACGCTCGAGAATCTGGCGGCGTTTGTCGAAACCGGCGACCGCTAG
- a CDS encoding DUF1285 domain-containing protein: protein MANQGQSTNQGLEGLTAAAKSAANAEGAKKGLPPVHLWNPPFCGDLDIRIASDGTWFYMGTPIGRHALVRLFSTILKREGDKHFLVTPVEKVGIKVDDAPFMAVEMLKRDEDNHRVLSFRTNVDDWVTCDGAHRLRFEQAADGGLTPYLHVRADLWAKVTRALYYDLVDMGEERMVDGQPMFGVQSAGEFFAMADAEQVRAAL, encoded by the coding sequence ATGGCGAACCAAGGGCAGAGCACAAACCAAGGTCTTGAGGGGCTGACTGCCGCCGCCAAAAGTGCTGCCAATGCCGAAGGCGCCAAAAAGGGCCTGCCTCCGGTGCATCTGTGGAATCCGCCGTTTTGCGGCGATCTCGACATCCGAATCGCTTCCGATGGTACTTGGTTCTACATGGGTACGCCAATCGGCCGTCACGCGCTGGTGCGCCTGTTCTCGACCATCCTCAAACGCGAGGGCGACAAGCATTTCCTCGTCACGCCGGTGGAAAAGGTCGGCATCAAGGTCGATGACGCGCCGTTCATGGCGGTGGAGATGCTGAAGCGCGACGAGGACAACCATCGCGTGCTGAGCTTCCGCACCAATGTCGATGATTGGGTCACTTGCGATGGCGCGCACCGGCTCCGCTTCGAGCAGGCGGCGGATGGCGGCCTGACGCCGTATTTGCATGTCCGCGCCGATCTCTGGGCCAAGGTCACCCGCGCGCTCTATTACGATCTGGTTGACATGGGCGAGGAGCGGATGGTCGATGGCCAGCCGATGTTTGGCGTCCAGTCGGCCGGCGAGTTCTTCGCCATGGCCGACGCGGAGCAGGTGAGGGCCGCGCTTTGA
- a CDS encoding helix-turn-helix transcriptional regulator: protein MSRAQRLLDVIQLLRSHRRPVAACRLAEDLGVSVRTIYRDIETLKGQGAHIDGEAGIGYVLRPGFMLPPLMFSEEEIEALVLGGRWVAAQQDEPLGKAAKNALAKIAAVLPDDLQRSLETSGLMVARRDPAAGDAELPIIRAAIRNERKLRITYSDEGDNRTHRTIWPIALGFFDRLRMVAAWCESRGDYRHFRTDRILSITLTERRYPRRRTDLLREWQQQECITQP, encoded by the coding sequence ATGTCGCGCGCTCAACGCCTTCTCGATGTGATCCAGCTCCTGCGAAGTCATCGTCGGCCGGTCGCGGCATGCCGGCTGGCCGAGGATCTGGGTGTCTCTGTCAGGACGATCTACCGGGACATCGAGACGCTGAAGGGCCAAGGCGCCCACATCGATGGTGAGGCCGGCATCGGCTATGTGCTGCGGCCCGGATTCATGTTGCCGCCGCTGATGTTCTCGGAAGAGGAGATCGAAGCGCTGGTGCTGGGCGGCCGGTGGGTTGCCGCGCAGCAGGATGAACCGCTGGGAAAGGCGGCCAAGAACGCGCTTGCGAAGATTGCCGCCGTGCTGCCGGACGATCTGCAGCGAAGCCTGGAAACGTCGGGCCTGATGGTCGCTCGCCGCGATCCGGCGGCAGGCGACGCCGAATTGCCGATCATTCGGGCCGCCATCCGCAACGAGCGCAAACTGCGCATCACCTACAGCGACGAAGGGGACAACCGCACCCATCGCACGATCTGGCCGATCGCGCTCGGGTTCTTCGATCGGCTTCGCATGGTGGCGGCCTGGTGCGAGAGTCGCGGCGACTATCGCCATTTCCGCACCGACCGGATCCTGTCGATCACGCTCACGGAGCGCCGCTATCCGCGGCGCCGTACAGATTTGCTGCGGGAATGGCAGCAGCAGGAATGTATCACCCAGCCCTGA
- a CDS encoding DUF6111 family protein → MIRPVLTEIGIFLIPFAVYALFLAATRSGLFVQSSWPITVVARLILVALLLVIAGLIAFAHFSGAAPNSTYIPAHIENGKLVPGRET, encoded by the coding sequence ATGATCCGGCCGGTTCTGACCGAGATCGGAATCTTCCTCATCCCCTTTGCCGTCTATGCGCTGTTCCTGGCCGCCACGCGGTCCGGCCTGTTCGTGCAATCGTCCTGGCCGATCACCGTCGTCGCGCGCCTCATCCTGGTGGCGCTGCTGCTCGTCATCGCCGGGCTGATTGCGTTCGCGCATTTCTCCGGCGCCGCGCCGAACTCGACCTACATTCCCGCCCATATCGAGAACGGCAAGCTCGTGCCGGGCCGGGAAACCTGA
- a CDS encoding MBL fold metallo-hydrolase: MALFRQKMPTPFRAEEAPHASRTSRRALLKMGCACCFALAAPQALADAMTPEVERHLTAARQAAGSDLEALLVLGKSADPNFKAPMPDLEKLMALPAPPPGRAFDNLYFVGGKWVSAWALTTSDGIILLDAMNNDDDAEHTIERGLKSVGLDPSKVKTIIVTHGHGDHYGGAGYFTRKYGSRIVLSEADWAMMETKLEFDHPLWGRPPKRDVVVTDGDKVQLGDTIVNILITPGHTMGTISPIFDVTLGTQKHRALLWGGTAFNFGRKPERLQAYVEATARARELARQQGVDVFISNHSAYDGSIEKLAAAAGAGPNPFVLGAPTVERALTVMNECAQAVLTSWKA, encoded by the coding sequence ATGGCTCTCTTTCGTCAAAAGATGCCAACTCCGTTTCGCGCTGAAGAAGCTCCGCACGCCTCGCGAACCAGTCGGCGGGCGCTGCTTAAAATGGGCTGTGCTTGTTGCTTCGCACTAGCGGCACCGCAAGCATTGGCCGATGCGATGACTCCGGAAGTCGAACGTCATCTCACGGCCGCCAGACAGGCCGCAGGCAGCGATCTCGAGGCGCTACTCGTGCTCGGCAAGTCGGCCGACCCGAATTTCAAGGCACCGATGCCCGATTTGGAGAAGTTGATGGCGCTACCCGCGCCGCCGCCGGGCAGGGCGTTCGACAATTTGTACTTCGTCGGCGGCAAATGGGTCAGCGCCTGGGCGCTCACGACTTCCGACGGCATCATCCTGCTCGATGCAATGAATAACGACGATGACGCGGAGCATACCATCGAGCGAGGCCTCAAGAGTGTCGGACTCGATCCATCGAAAGTGAAGACGATCATCGTGACCCACGGCCATGGCGACCACTATGGCGGAGCCGGCTATTTCACCCGGAAGTATGGGTCGCGCATCGTCCTCAGCGAGGCCGATTGGGCCATGATGGAAACCAAGCTCGAGTTTGACCATCCGCTTTGGGGGCGGCCTCCGAAACGCGACGTCGTCGTCACTGATGGCGACAAAGTCCAGCTTGGTGACACCATCGTGAACATCCTGATCACCCCGGGGCACACGATGGGAACGATATCGCCGATCTTCGACGTGACCCTGGGAACTCAGAAACATCGCGCGCTGCTGTGGGGCGGCACCGCCTTCAATTTCGGCCGGAAGCCGGAAAGGTTGCAGGCCTATGTCGAAGCCACGGCTCGGGCTCGTGAGTTGGCGAGGCAACAGGGCGTCGATGTCTTCATCTCGAACCACAGTGCCTATGATGGCTCGATCGAGAAACTCGCTGCCGCCGCGGGCGCAGGTCCTAATCCGTTCGTGCTGGGGGCGCCGACTGTTGAACGTGCACTCACGGTGATGAACGAATGCGCGCAGGCGGTGCTCACGTCCTGGAAGGCATGA
- a CDS encoding AAA family ATPase, with product MAESVEKLEDGIVRSAEQVSAQIRAAKDAIGSVIFGQDRVVENTLVTILSGGHALLIGVPGLAKTKLVETLGVTLGLDAKRIQFTPDLMPSDILGAEVLDESTAGKRSFRFISGPVFAQLLMADEINRASPRTQSALLQAMQEQHITVAGARHDLPKPFHVLATQNPLEQEGTYPLPEAQLDRFLMEIDVDYPDRDAERRILFETTGAEETLAKGSMNADALIAAQRLVRRLPVGDSVVEAILSLVRSARPGAESGEAGKFIAWGPGPRASQSLMLAVRARALIDGRLAPSIDDVLDLAEPVLKHRMALTFQARAEGRTIPDVIRQLKTRIG from the coding sequence ATGGCAGAAAGTGTCGAGAAGCTCGAAGACGGCATCGTCCGTTCGGCCGAGCAGGTCTCAGCGCAGATTCGCGCGGCGAAGGATGCGATCGGGTCGGTGATCTTCGGCCAGGATCGCGTGGTCGAGAACACGCTGGTCACCATCCTCTCCGGCGGCCATGCGCTCTTGATCGGCGTGCCCGGCCTTGCCAAGACAAAGCTGGTCGAGACGCTCGGCGTCACGCTCGGTCTCGATGCCAAGCGCATCCAGTTCACGCCCGACCTGATGCCCTCGGACATTCTCGGCGCCGAAGTGCTGGACGAAAGCACCGCCGGCAAGCGCTCGTTCCGCTTCATCTCGGGACCGGTGTTTGCGCAGCTGTTGATGGCCGACGAGATCAACCGCGCCAGCCCGCGCACGCAATCGGCGCTGCTGCAGGCGATGCAGGAGCAGCACATCACCGTCGCCGGCGCGCGGCACGATCTGCCGAAGCCGTTCCACGTGCTCGCGACGCAAAATCCGCTGGAGCAGGAAGGCACCTATCCGCTGCCCGAAGCACAGCTCGACCGCTTCCTGATGGAGATCGACGTCGACTATCCCGATCGTGACGCCGAGCGCCGCATCCTGTTCGAAACCACGGGCGCCGAAGAGACGCTGGCGAAGGGATCGATGAATGCGGATGCGCTGATCGCGGCGCAGCGGCTGGTGCGCCGCCTGCCGGTCGGCGATTCCGTGGTCGAAGCGATCCTGTCGCTGGTGCGTTCGGCCCGTCCCGGCGCCGAGAGCGGCGAGGCCGGCAAGTTCATCGCCTGGGGCCCCGGCCCGCGCGCCAGCCAATCGCTGATGCTGGCGGTGCGCGCCCGCGCGCTGATCGACGGACGTCTCGCGCCCTCGATCGACGACGTGCTCGACCTCGCCGAGCCGGTGCTGAAGCACCGCATGGCATTGACGTTCCAGGCACGCGCCGAAGGGCGCACGATTCCGGACGTGATCCGGCAATTGAAGACACGGATCGGTTGA